The proteins below are encoded in one region of Methanomassiliicoccales archaeon:
- a CDS encoding oligopeptide/dipeptide ABC transporter ATP-binding protein → MDEILIECRGMKKHFPIRGGLLNRSIASVKAVDDINLVVKKGETVGLVGESGCGKTTAGRCMLMLTKPTSGHVYYKMPGNIREELIDLETELGDTINGTRKRGRRGRALDPRLQSILDRYALDVKPDDELRRLRKDMQIVFQDPYSSLNPRMLIKDILAEPLVVHGIGQKKEITEKVAMMMEKVGLGQDHIYRYSHEFSGGQRQRIGVARALMLNPDLVVLDEPTSALDVSVQAQILNMLNDLQIDFKLTYIFISHDLSTIQYMCDRVCVMYLGKVVESAEKSELFKHPTHPYTEALLSSIPVPDPDVHHNRILLSGDVPSPANPPKGCRFHTRCRYREAICEDVEPKLEDKGNDHFVACHFR, encoded by the coding sequence GTGGATGAGATCTTGATCGAGTGCCGGGGGATGAAGAAGCACTTCCCTATCCGCGGCGGACTTCTTAACCGCAGTATAGCCAGCGTCAAAGCCGTTGATGATATCAACCTGGTCGTCAAAAAGGGGGAGACCGTCGGCCTCGTGGGAGAAAGCGGTTGTGGCAAGACCACCGCTGGCCGATGCATGCTCATGTTAACCAAACCGACCAGCGGACATGTCTATTACAAGATGCCCGGGAACATCAGAGAGGAATTGATCGATCTGGAAACGGAACTGGGCGATACTATCAATGGCACTAGAAAAAGGGGCCGGAGGGGCAGGGCATTAGACCCACGCCTCCAATCGATCCTGGACCGATATGCCCTGGACGTCAAACCTGATGACGAGCTGCGCCGCTTGAGGAAGGACATGCAGATCGTTTTCCAGGACCCATACTCGTCCCTGAACCCCCGTATGCTCATCAAGGATATTTTGGCAGAACCACTAGTTGTCCATGGCATAGGGCAAAAGAAGGAGATCACTGAAAAAGTGGCCATGATGATGGAGAAGGTCGGTCTTGGACAGGACCACATATACCGATACTCGCACGAATTTAGCGGAGGGCAGAGACAACGGATCGGTGTTGCCAGGGCGCTCATGCTGAATCCCGATCTGGTGGTTTTGGACGAACCGACCTCGGCCCTTGATGTTTCAGTGCAAGCACAGATACTGAACATGTTGAACGACCTGCAGATCGATTTCAAGCTCACCTATATCTTCATCTCCCACGACCTAAGCACCATTCAGTACATGTGCGACCGGGTCTGCGTGATGTATCTGGGAAAGGTGGTCGAGTCGGCAGAGAAGTCCGAGCTCTTCAAACACCCTACACACCCCTACACCGAGGCATTACTGAGCTCGATACCCGTCCCGGACCCAGATGTGCACCACAACCGTATCCTACTATCGGGGGACGTACCTAGCCCGGCCAATCCTCCAAAAGGATGTCGGTTCCATACCAGGTGTCGCTACCGAGAAGCGATCTGTGAAGATGTCGAACCAAAATTAGAGGATAAGGGCAATGATCATTTCGTAGCCTGTCATTTCCGTTGA
- a CDS encoding oligopeptide/dipeptide ABC transporter ATP-binding protein gives MDEDTILQIEDLYLNFYTKAGVVKAIDGVTLSIRKGETFGLVGESGCGKSVTANSVMGLIPTPPGKIEKGAIKFVTPIELLKKIGQRKENVMDRMLNKIGRRRVKNRTEHLSLDNQRMVNILKLDRKDIRLIRGKAISMIFQEPMSALNPVFTAGDQISEIILLHEKKELAESVLKKLDEERKRDETYTKVSMKNGDKGTFHCSSCNATVQEDQTVCPQCGGSFVRRTFRKMGGPRYSFYKRIYTKMSTNPDALQFVFMSKIPIMRRYQRPMKMEANAKALRMLRLVRIPDPKNVLKSYPHELSGGMQQRVMIAMALACKPQLLIADEPTTALDVTIQAQILKLMQELQDEMGTSILMITHNLGIIAETCSRVGVMYAGNIVEMSDKASIFKEPLHPYTQGLMNSIPNVAVQLTRLETIQGNVPNLIKPPGGCRFHTRCPYVMEYCKVNKPESKEVRPGHLVACHLYNGGGSSG, from the coding sequence ATGGACGAAGACACCATATTACAGATAGAGGACCTTTACCTCAATTTCTATACCAAGGCTGGAGTGGTAAAAGCCATTGATGGCGTCACATTGTCGATCCGTAAAGGTGAGACGTTCGGTCTGGTAGGAGAGAGCGGTTGCGGCAAGAGCGTAACAGCCAACTCGGTAATGGGATTGATACCCACCCCGCCTGGCAAAATCGAGAAAGGGGCCATCAAGTTCGTCACACCTATCGAACTGCTCAAAAAGATCGGTCAACGTAAGGAAAATGTCATGGATAGAATGCTCAATAAGATCGGTCGACGACGCGTAAAGAACCGAACGGAGCATTTATCCCTGGACAACCAACGCATGGTCAACATTCTGAAGTTAGATAGGAAGGACATACGTTTGATACGGGGTAAGGCCATATCCATGATCTTCCAGGAACCGATGAGCGCCCTCAACCCTGTATTCACAGCCGGGGATCAGATATCCGAAATTATCTTATTGCACGAGAAAAAGGAGCTGGCCGAATCCGTGCTCAAGAAATTGGATGAGGAACGCAAGCGTGATGAGACCTATACAAAGGTGTCCATGAAGAACGGCGATAAAGGAACCTTTCACTGTTCCAGCTGCAATGCGACCGTTCAGGAGGACCAGACCGTTTGTCCCCAATGCGGCGGTAGTTTCGTTCGTCGTACCTTTAGGAAAATGGGTGGACCGAGATACTCGTTCTATAAACGGATCTATACTAAAATGAGCACCAACCCGGATGCATTACAATTCGTATTCATGTCCAAGATACCCATAATGAGGAGGTACCAAAGGCCGATGAAGATGGAGGCCAACGCCAAGGCACTGCGCATGTTACGTCTGGTCAGGATACCCGATCCGAAGAACGTATTGAAATCCTACCCCCATGAATTGAGCGGGGGCATGCAACAGAGGGTCATGATCGCAATGGCTCTTGCCTGTAAACCGCAATTGCTGATAGCCGATGAGCCTACCACCGCCTTGGATGTGACCATACAGGCCCAGATACTGAAATTGATGCAGGAGCTACAAGATGAGATGGGGACGTCCATTCTCATGATCACCCATAATCTGGGGATCATAGCCGAGACCTGTAGCAGAGTGGGCGTCATGTACGCGGGAAACATTGTGGAAATGTCGGATAAGGCCAGCATATTCAAGGAGCCGCTGCATCCGTACACCCAAGGTCTAATGAACTCCATACCCAACGTGGCCGTTCAATTGACGCGACTGGAGACCATTCAAGGAAACGTGCCTAACCTCATCAAACCACCCGGTGGATGCCGGTTCCACACCCGTTGCCCATATGTCATGGAATATTGCAAAGTAAATAAGCCAGAGAGTAAGGAAGTGAGGCCCGGCCATCTAGTGGCCTGCCACCTATACAACGGAGGTGGGTCAAGTGGATGA
- a CDS encoding ABC transporter permease: MRPRIKELKNSLGLIRENITAMMGLIMVLSIVLIALFAPFISPPGLGDPMVIPKDFGDPQPPGAPGHLLGTGKWGADMLYGLVWGARTSITIALFVVFTAMIVGIMLGALSGYYGGKIDDLIMRLTDVFLSLPALILAMAIASILERTLINLMLALIIVWWPPYARLIRAQVLSVKENTYVEAARAIGASRNRILFKHIVPNSLSPIIVSVTMDMGSVVLVAAGLSYIGFGVETGYAEWGRMVSDGQQFFLSTVYYLGEPINPWWVVVFPGTMILLFTMGFSLLGDALRDILDPRLRR, from the coding sequence TTGAGACCCAGGATAAAGGAGCTGAAGAACTCTCTAGGTCTCATCCGAGAGAACATCACTGCAATGATGGGGCTCATTATGGTCCTGAGCATAGTCCTTATTGCATTATTTGCACCCTTCATCTCCCCTCCGGGCCTTGGAGACCCGATGGTCATCCCCAAAGATTTTGGAGACCCTCAGCCACCTGGAGCTCCTGGTCATCTGCTTGGAACAGGAAAATGGGGTGCGGATATGCTCTATGGATTGGTGTGGGGTGCTAGAACCTCAATTACCATCGCCTTGTTCGTGGTGTTCACAGCTATGATAGTAGGCATCATGCTTGGAGCATTGTCCGGATACTACGGGGGCAAGATCGACGATTTAATAATGCGCCTGACGGACGTTTTCCTATCCTTACCAGCACTGATATTGGCCATGGCCATAGCTTCCATCTTGGAGCGTACTCTGATCAATCTTATGTTGGCATTGATCATTGTTTGGTGGCCACCATATGCCAGATTGATACGGGCACAGGTGCTGTCGGTCAAGGAGAACACCTACGTCGAAGCAGCTAGGGCGATAGGTGCTAGCCGTAATCGCATCCTGTTCAAACATATCGTACCAAACTCCCTCTCACCCATTATAGTGAGCGTGACCATGGACATGGGCTCGGTAGTACTGGTCGCTGCAGGTCTAAGCTACATAGGTTTCGGTGTAGAGACAGGATATGCCGAGTGGGGACGTATGGTCTCCGATGGTCAACAATTCTTCCTTAGCACCGTTTATTACCTGGGGGAACCGATCAATCCCTGGTGGGTGGTCGTCTTCCCTGGTACTATGATATTACTGTTCACTATGGGCTTCAGCCTATTAGGTGATGCACTGAGGGATATTCTCGACCCGAGATTAAGGAGGTAA
- a CDS encoding ABC transporter permease: MRLLNYIIRRLLLLIPVLLGVSIIVFTLTRITGNPAAAYINEKMSPSQIAQVFERYHFDEPIWTQFIYWLQGVIQGDWGWSRTAGLPVTDAILKYFPATFELTIVSIIIAVGIGIFLGMRSAVRRNKPFDHVTRVVSLLGVSLPIFWLALILQFVFYYQLKLFPAGGRYDISFIVEGNIPRYTGFLLIDSLLIGNFDLFFNGIYHLILPAVTLSFGTIAIVTRIMRNSMLEVLNLDYIRTARAKGLSDRSVIWKHARKNAMIPTTTVIGLAFGGLLGGAVLTESIFFWPGLGKWSAQSIRVLDSTSVIGFCLLVAFIYVIVNLAVDVMYAYLDPRVRLG, encoded by the coding sequence ATGAGGTTGCTCAATTACATAATTAGAAGATTGCTGTTGCTGATTCCAGTTCTTCTCGGGGTCTCGATAATCGTATTCACACTGACCCGAATAACAGGCAACCCTGCGGCCGCTTATATTAACGAAAAGATGAGCCCGAGTCAGATCGCACAGGTCTTTGAAAGATACCACTTCGATGAACCTATCTGGACCCAGTTCATTTATTGGTTACAGGGGGTCATCCAAGGGGATTGGGGCTGGTCCCGGACCGCTGGTCTGCCAGTCACCGATGCCATTTTAAAATATTTCCCAGCCACGTTCGAATTGACCATCGTCAGTATCATCATTGCCGTTGGGATAGGCATATTCCTGGGGATGAGATCGGCCGTTCGACGTAACAAACCGTTCGATCACGTGACCAGAGTGGTCTCTTTGTTAGGTGTGTCCCTGCCTATTTTCTGGTTGGCATTGATACTTCAATTTGTTTTCTATTACCAATTAAAATTGTTCCCTGCAGGTGGACGTTACGATATATCGTTCATAGTTGAAGGGAACATTCCACGTTATACAGGTTTTCTGCTGATCGATTCCTTGTTGATCGGTAATTTCGATTTGTTCTTCAATGGAATATATCATCTAATATTGCCCGCGGTCACCTTGTCGTTCGGCACCATTGCCATCGTTACAAGGATCATGCGCAACAGCATGCTGGAGGTGCTTAATCTTGATTATATCCGAACAGCTCGGGCCAAAGGTCTGAGCGATCGTTCGGTCATTTGGAAGCATGCGAGAAAAAATGCCATGATACCTACTACCACCGTGATAGGGCTAGCTTTCGGAGGTCTGCTGGGAGGTGCGGTCCTGACAGAATCCATATTCTTTTGGCCAGGCCTTGGGAAATGGTCGGCCCAATCGATCAGAGTACTGGATTCCACGTCCGTCATAGGTTTCTGTCTATTGGTGGCCTTCATTTACGTTATAGTGAACCTTGCAGTTGATGTCATGTACGCCTATCTTGACCCAAGAGTTCGTCTGGGGTGA
- a CDS encoding ABC transporter substrate-binding protein: protein MEGSEIKPEAAAKGGMNIKLIAIIVVAVLVVAAVGAVLLMGGDEEPEPEATNWLDKGFKLELFYNSGNDVRALACQLMKQGLESLNPGKIEITATGVEWAQYLELRKNGAMPAMFLGWAPDYADPDNYVQPFYHSSGTYASMIGYFNSTLDTMIVEAQSILNTTDRAAAYEDMEMDMYEDCVFIWTAQATQFHAERSWISGYYFNPMQSGLIYNSFDKPDVAPAGAPSSYDGDTFVMATIDGNPESLDPAVGYETAGGEIMQNVYENLIFYNGTSASELIPVLATEVPTVDNGGISADGLQYIFHLKEDVVFHDGTDMTSEDVKYSLARALMLNDPHGPVWMLGQVTIPDYYDYDQGSYSADNSTFTPGIPADVIDDAIWASDDYTIQINLTSAYPAFLYVMAYNVGGVISKDYVELNGGMSYDGYLYMYNHMCGTGPYEFVDWQSSDYISMVRNDAYWDEPAAIKNVIIRQVADAATRILLLKAGDVDCAAIPRFQKADVEGVAGINITQGIGTFNVDFLGLNQALNLTALPNPEKTNVPMDFFADKNVRLAFAHAFDYATYIDSGLKGTAIQPNGPIPEGMFGYSANVPLYDFNLTKAADFLKASDVPAVDAGAGADTVLDMIIARIEI, encoded by the coding sequence ATGGAAGGAAGTGAAATCAAACCTGAGGCCGCGGCCAAGGGTGGCATGAACATCAAGTTAATAGCCATTATTGTAGTGGCTGTACTAGTTGTCGCCGCCGTGGGTGCCGTGTTGCTGATGGGTGGAGATGAAGAGCCCGAACCAGAGGCTACGAACTGGTTGGATAAGGGCTTTAAACTTGAACTATTCTATAACTCAGGGAACGACGTCAGGGCCTTAGCCTGCCAATTAATGAAGCAGGGGCTTGAGTCCTTGAACCCCGGTAAGATCGAGATAACCGCTACCGGAGTCGAGTGGGCCCAGTACCTTGAGCTCAGGAAGAACGGAGCCATGCCTGCCATGTTCCTTGGATGGGCCCCCGACTACGCTGACCCCGATAACTATGTCCAGCCTTTCTATCATTCATCTGGAACATATGCCAGCATGATAGGATACTTCAACAGCACGCTGGATACCATGATCGTCGAGGCTCAGTCTATTCTGAATACTACTGATAGGGCCGCAGCATACGAAGATATGGAGATGGACATGTACGAGGATTGCGTCTTCATTTGGACCGCTCAAGCGACCCAGTTCCATGCTGAGAGGTCTTGGATCAGCGGCTATTATTTCAACCCCATGCAATCCGGTCTGATATACAACTCATTCGATAAGCCAGATGTTGCTCCAGCTGGAGCCCCATCAAGCTACGATGGGGACACTTTCGTCATGGCCACCATAGATGGTAACCCAGAGAGCTTGGACCCCGCTGTAGGCTACGAGACCGCCGGTGGAGAGATCATGCAGAACGTCTACGAGAACTTGATCTTCTACAACGGTACCTCCGCATCCGAGCTTATACCGGTTCTAGCAACTGAGGTTCCTACCGTTGATAACGGCGGTATCTCCGCCGATGGTCTTCAATACATCTTCCATCTGAAGGAAGATGTGGTGTTCCACGACGGTACCGATATGACCTCCGAGGACGTGAAGTACAGCCTGGCCCGCGCGCTAATGCTGAACGATCCTCACGGACCGGTCTGGATGTTAGGACAGGTCACCATACCCGACTACTATGATTATGACCAGGGTTCCTACAGCGCCGATAATTCAACCTTCACCCCCGGCATCCCCGCTGATGTCATAGATGATGCCATATGGGCATCGGACGACTACACCATACAGATCAACCTGACCAGCGCCTACCCGGCCTTCCTATACGTGATGGCCTACAACGTTGGCGGTGTAATTTCCAAGGACTATGTGGAGTTGAACGGAGGTATGAGCTACGATGGTTACCTGTACATGTATAACCACATGTGCGGAACCGGTCCCTACGAGTTCGTCGATTGGCAGTCCAGCGATTATATCAGCATGGTCCGCAACGACGCATACTGGGACGAGCCCGCAGCTATAAAGAACGTCATCATCCGACAGGTTGCTGACGCCGCCACCAGGATCCTGCTGCTGAAGGCTGGAGACGTCGACTGCGCAGCCATACCCAGGTTCCAGAAGGCCGATGTCGAGGGTGTTGCAGGAATCAACATCACCCAGGGCATAGGTACCTTCAACGTGGACTTCCTGGGTCTGAACCAGGCTCTGAACCTGACCGCCCTGCCCAACCCGGAAAAGACCAACGTACCGATGGATTTCTTCGCCGACAAGAACGTTAGGCTGGCCTTCGCTCATGCCTTCGATTACGCAACGTACATCGATTCAGGTCTGAAGGGCACCGCCATACAGCCAAACGGTCCTATCCCGGAGGGTATGTTCGGTTATTCGGCGAATGTCCCGTTATACGACTTCAACCTGACCAAGGCAGCCGACTTTTTGAAGGCTTCCGATGTTCCGGCTGTTGATGCGGGAGCTGGCGCCGACACCGTGTTGGATATGATCATAGCCAGGATCGAAATTTAA
- a CDS encoding 6-hydroxymethylpterin diphosphokinase MptE-like protein — protein sequence MEWARWKPIYLDILADFGYDARADARSATVLAKLVKDRQVVNFRTIVDCLGSRVSICGAAASLEHELSRMSIDDTLISAGSATGRMVRQGILPDIIVSDLDGDVQYEIEASSKGALIFVHAHADNIESIERYVPILKGPVIPTVQCQPFGVVYNFGGFTDGDRAYMIARHFGVENIRMIGWDFDRPFPKEGSDLFIKKKKLMWAKKLINDF from the coding sequence ATGGAATGGGCTCGTTGGAAGCCGATATACCTTGATATTCTGGCTGATTTCGGATATGACGCTAGAGCGGATGCGAGGTCAGCGACTGTCCTTGCGAAACTTGTTAAGGACAGACAAGTAGTGAATTTTCGTACGATTGTCGATTGTTTGGGAAGCCGAGTGTCGATATGTGGAGCGGCGGCATCATTAGAACACGAACTGAGCAGAATGTCAATTGATGACACGCTCATCTCGGCCGGCTCGGCCACGGGAAGAATGGTGCGACAGGGGATCTTGCCAGATATCATTGTTTCCGATCTAGATGGCGACGTGCAATATGAGATCGAGGCTAGTTCGAAGGGAGCGCTCATCTTTGTGCACGCTCATGCGGACAATATTGAATCGATCGAACGTTATGTACCGATATTGAAAGGCCCTGTTATTCCAACGGTTCAATGCCAGCCTTTTGGCGTTGTATATAATTTTGGAGGATTCACCGATGGTGACCGGGCTTACATGATCGCCCGTCATTTCGGGGTCGAGAACATTCGAATGATAGGTTGGGATTTTGATCGGCCTTTTCCCAAGGAAGGTAGTGACCTCTTCATAAAGAAGAAAAAACTGATGTGGGCGAAAAAACTGATCAACGATTTTTAA
- a CDS encoding DUF373 family protein, whose amino-acid sequence MKVLILSVDRDDDFGKKAGLNSPFIGREENINAVMALGLKDAEDSDVNTVLAALGMYDEMLKKGEDVEIATICGDVKVGYESDLVLTTQLENVLEVVKPDRVVLVSDGAEDEFIYPMVFSRVKVDSVRRVWVKQAPTVEGTYYIIMKMLQDDKMRKRVFTPLGLVLTVLGFFNLVPQFIELMQQNANIQIVASMAWGMISLVLGIYLISFAYKLAERIDSSFRRFTEGVMNGSQMIPFAIMAAILFFAGIFFAWDSLTRDTESSTLSLLLKTSSILLWMWVFAFFSYQTGKFINHYLSFGKIYSTSLIVSTSLFAIAFILQASFDLATLIFGYPNYGEYVIFLQVMIGFLLGGFSGLINLNLKGYARKLSPEVEGEIEPQQYPEA is encoded by the coding sequence ATGAAGGTACTGATCCTCAGCGTCGATCGGGACGACGATTTTGGTAAGAAAGCTGGGCTAAACAGCCCCTTCATTGGTCGAGAGGAGAACATCAATGCCGTTATGGCATTGGGTCTCAAGGACGCCGAGGATAGTGATGTCAACACGGTCCTGGCCGCTCTAGGCATGTACGATGAGATGCTGAAGAAAGGCGAGGACGTAGAGATCGCTACGATCTGCGGGGACGTGAAGGTCGGTTACGAATCGGACCTGGTCCTCACCACGCAATTGGAGAACGTCCTGGAGGTCGTCAAACCGGACCGTGTCGTCCTGGTCAGCGATGGAGCGGAGGACGAGTTCATCTATCCCATGGTGTTCTCAAGGGTCAAGGTCGATTCCGTTCGTCGTGTCTGGGTAAAACAGGCTCCGACCGTGGAAGGAACCTACTACATCATCATGAAGATGCTGCAGGACGATAAGATGAGGAAACGGGTCTTCACCCCGCTGGGATTGGTCCTGACAGTTCTTGGTTTTTTCAACCTAGTGCCTCAGTTCATCGAACTAATGCAGCAGAACGCCAATATTCAAATTGTAGCGAGCATGGCATGGGGCATGATCAGCCTCGTGCTTGGAATATACCTGATATCTTTTGCATATAAGTTGGCGGAACGGATCGATAGTTCTTTCAGGCGCTTTACAGAAGGGGTCATGAACGGAAGTCAGATGATCCCCTTCGCCATTATGGCGGCCATCTTGTTCTTCGCAGGCATATTTTTTGCCTGGGACTCGCTAACAAGGGATACTGAGTCAAGCACCCTATCCCTACTATTGAAAACATCAAGCATCCTCCTTTGGATGTGGGTTTTCGCCTTCTTCTCCTACCAGACAGGAAAGTTCATCAACCATTATCTCTCGTTCGGCAAGATATACAGCACAAGTCTGATAGTCAGCACCAGCCTGTTCGCTATCGCCTTCATTCTTCAAGCGTCATTTGACCTGGCGACCCTTATCTTCGGATACCCTAATTACGGGGAATACGTCATATTTCTGCAAGTGATGATCGGATTCCTATTGGGGGGTTTCAGCGGCCTCATTAACTTGAACCTCAAAGGATACGCGCGCAAGCTCTCACCTGAGGTTGAGGGGGAGATCGAGCCTCAACAGTATCCTGAGGCTTAA
- a CDS encoding zinc-ribbon domain-containing protein, with amino-acid sequence MKAIEGLDEIVEELKELDPTPEPQEIVEEVLAPVVIKTPEPQEIVEEPTIEPLKEPPTVYEVVSKDEISIPSVEQLEIVEEPITEASPVIDSVKPTVVPVEKKRIPVEQQVATHKNATPKRKTPAPLVTGETKTEQAAILPRYLPKKQGEIRSLGSRFHISAQKAMVVLVIGTALYFVALTLSALGSFDKLGGLSTGAVSSVLIIFGAIMTYPSLKRKISGEVFICPKCHESVEKNEKTCPSCGARFFPED; translated from the coding sequence GTGAAGGCTATCGAAGGTCTCGATGAGATCGTCGAGGAATTGAAAGAACTCGATCCAACCCCCGAACCACAGGAGATCGTGGAGGAGGTACTGGCACCGGTTGTGATAAAGACCCCCGAACCACAGGAGATCGTGGAGGAGCCGACCATCGAACCGCTGAAGGAACCTCCTACGGTGTATGAAGTGGTTAGCAAGGATGAAATTTCGATCCCTTCGGTCGAGCAACTTGAGATCGTGGAGGAGCCGATAACCGAGGCCTCACCGGTAATCGATTCTGTAAAACCTACGGTCGTTCCGGTGGAGAAAAAACGCATCCCTGTCGAACAACAGGTGGCGACACATAAGAATGCGACGCCAAAGAGGAAAACTCCCGCCCCATTAGTTACTGGGGAGACCAAAACTGAACAGGCGGCGATCCTCCCGAGGTACTTACCGAAAAAGCAAGGCGAAATACGTTCTCTTGGATCACGATTTCATATCAGTGCTCAGAAGGCCATGGTCGTGCTCGTCATCGGAACCGCGCTATATTTTGTTGCTTTGACATTATCCGCGCTCGGATCCTTTGATAAATTGGGGGGTCTGAGCACAGGCGCCGTATCATCGGTCCTGATAATCTTTGGAGCGATAATGACTTATCCGTCGCTGAAACGAAAAATTTCAGGGGAGGTCTTTATTTGTCCAAAATGTCATGAGTCTGTGGAGAAGAACGAGAAAACCTGTCCCTCTTGTGGTGCAAGGTTCTTCCCTGAGGATTAG
- a CDS encoding MBL fold metallo-hydrolase — MRLIWHMHSCFEVGNSATVVIDPHDGRSIGVKPPSLRADIVLISHDHFDHNAIRVVRGDYVLVKDKAPRQIKGVDIRGINAFHDDVQGEKRGRVILFQFTIGGVRFCHLGDLGHPLTDNQIEEIGPVDVLFIPVGGTFTIDGQQARELVLSVKPKIAIPMHFRVGGLSLSIQTVDEFLRGIPEDKVIRVGNEVDFELDELPEKTEYWVFSQ, encoded by the coding sequence GTGAGGCTCATCTGGCACATGCACTCATGCTTCGAGGTCGGTAATTCAGCGACTGTAGTGATCGATCCGCATGACGGTCGTTCCATCGGCGTCAAGCCACCATCACTGCGGGCGGACATTGTCCTCATAAGTCACGATCATTTCGATCACAACGCTATCCGGGTAGTTAGGGGGGATTACGTCCTCGTCAAGGATAAGGCGCCGAGGCAGATCAAAGGTGTCGATATACGCGGGATCAACGCCTTCCACGACGATGTGCAAGGGGAGAAGCGCGGCCGGGTAATTCTTTTCCAATTCACCATTGGTGGGGTACGGTTCTGTCATCTTGGAGACCTCGGACATCCGCTGACCGATAACCAGATCGAGGAGATCGGTCCGGTCGATGTATTATTCATACCTGTCGGGGGAACTTTCACCATCGATGGTCAACAAGCGCGAGAACTGGTACTTTCCGTGAAACCGAAGATCGCCATACCCATGCACTTTCGTGTCGGGGGACTATCTTTGTCGATACAAACCGTTGATGAGTTCCTGCGTGGAATTCCTGAAGATAAGGTCATACGCGTCGGGAACGAGGTTGATTTCGAACTCGACGAACTGCCTGAAAAAACTGAATACTGGGTGTTTTCCCAGTAA
- a CDS encoding translation initiation factor IF-6, protein MLRVSDYNGIEFVGVYTVANEAMALLPKDSDDRYIDDISTALVVKCSQGTIASTNLIGALVAMNSYGAAVTYFATDEEIKAFPGLTVVRLEDRLNACGNNILVNDNGCLINPEMSDKTVRELGRIFNVEVFRGTVAEQNTVGSVCKVTNKGLICHPASSEDDLSMLKRIFKVNPKITTLNYGAPYVGSSIVANSKGGVVGSRSTPIEQGRVEEALDIIS, encoded by the coding sequence ATGTTGCGGGTCTCTGACTATAATGGCATAGAGTTCGTGGGCGTTTACACCGTGGCCAACGAGGCCATGGCCCTTTTGCCTAAGGACTCGGATGATCGTTACATAGATGACATCTCCACGGCATTGGTCGTGAAATGCTCTCAAGGAACGATAGCCAGTACCAATTTGATCGGCGCCCTAGTGGCTATGAACTCCTATGGAGCGGCGGTCACGTACTTCGCCACAGATGAAGAGATCAAAGCCTTTCCCGGTCTGACCGTTGTCCGGCTGGAGGATCGCCTCAATGCCTGCGGTAATAACATCCTTGTTAACGATAACGGCTGCCTGATCAATCCGGAAATGAGTGATAAGACAGTTCGCGAGCTTGGGAGGATCTTCAACGTGGAGGTCTTCCGAGGCACCGTGGCCGAACAGAACACGGTAGGCTCGGTCTGCAAGGTCACCAATAAAGGATTGATATGCCATCCCGCCTCCAGCGAAGATGATCTTTCAATGCTGAAACGCATATTCAAGGTGAATCCGAAAATAACCACCTTGAACTATGGTGCTCCCTACGTCGGATCGAGCATCGTGGCCAACAGCAAGGGTGGAGTCGTAGGTTCCCGCAGCACCCCTATCGAACAGGGACGAGTGGAAGAAGCGTTGGATATCATATCGTGA
- a CDS encoding 50S ribosomal protein L31e: MAEEKESVYNIPMIKTKMVPTTGRSNRAVKEIREYVARHMKADQKDIWIDPKVNEAIWAQGRTAPPSKMRVKAVRFEDGLVEVSLPSE, from the coding sequence ATGGCAGAGGAGAAAGAGTCCGTCTACAACATACCGATGATAAAGACCAAGATGGTCCCTACCACCGGCCGGTCCAATAGAGCTGTGAAAGAGATAAGAGAGTACGTCGCCCGACATATGAAGGCCGATCAAAAGGACATTTGGATCGACCCCAAGGTCAATGAGGCCATCTGGGCTCAGGGAAGGACCGCACCCCCAAGCAAAATGCGTGTGAAGGCGGTACGTTTCGAGGATGGCCTGGTCGAGGTCTCTCTCCCGTCCGAGTGA
- a CDS encoding 50S ribosomal protein L39e, whose protein sequence is MARNKHAAMKARLMKKIKQNRRVPAWVMMRTSRTFLRHPMRRNWRHSKLKE, encoded by the coding sequence ATGGCACGCAACAAGCACGCCGCCATGAAGGCACGATTGATGAAGAAGATCAAACAGAACCGCCGTGTACCGGCATGGGTCATGATGAGGACCAGCCGTACCTTCCTACGCCACCCTATGAGAAGGAACTGGCGCCACAGCAAGCTTAAGGAGTGA